In a genomic window of Bradyrhizobium sp. LLZ17:
- a CDS encoding FAD-binding and (Fe-S)-binding domain-containing protein produces the protein MSHTLEVDHSKSRGSLRRIERTADGRIVSAETRPPAPGQYEDLGRELARAVDGEVRFDSGDRALYATDASNYRQVPIGVVIPRSAAAIARTVELCRKFEAPIVMRGGGTSLAGQGCNVAVLIDCSKYLNRVIAIDTVSRIAEVEPGCILDNLRSTAERNHLTFGPDPATHDHNTLGGMIGNNSCGVHSVMAGRTSDNVDSMDILTYDGVRLEVGRTGEHEFRQHLAAGGRRAEIFRQLDEFRSRYRDLILAKYPKIPRRVSGYENLDELMPERGFNVARALVGTEGTCAVVLRARLNLVPSPRQRALVIIGFDDVYRAADAVPDVLRYEPIGLEGFDRLLVEFVQRKHLHPEDIKVLPAGGGWLIAEFGADTSDDVAAKARPLAEEFGRRGREAKLVADSQQQAKIWEVREAALAATAHVPDFPETHPGWEDSAVSRENLGPYLRELKALYHKHGYEASVYGHFGDGLVHCRVPFDLRTESGLANWQRFLDEAADLVVRYGGSLSGEHGDGQARASLLEKMYGPELMQAFREFKAIWDPAGKMNPGKVIDPFPPTSNLRIGPNYQPPDLPTYFSFKEDSNSFAKATRRCVGVGTCRRRDSNKGVMCPSYMATNEEKHSTRGRARLLFEMLHGGPIDDLWRSTEVEEALDLCLGCKGCKSDCPVQVDMATYKAEFRAHHYKGRLRPRAAYSMGLIHEWSRLANSAPWLANAVFRWPGLSAVAKWAGGIAPQRRIPTYARQSFVQWFRARGARGSGKPVMLWPDTFNNYFRPQTAIAATEVLESLGYAVTIPDRILCCGRPLYDWGMLDRAKKLWERTFVALAPAMKAGMPIVGLEPACVSAFRDELPGLFPGHEHAERLSHQTLFFTEFLDRHVPHQELGRASGAALVQFHCHHHAVLEPEAEQHVLDQIGLNYEVMKSGCCGMAGAFGFERDKYDVSITAAERAMLPLIRDAASNAIILADGFSCREQIEQCTGRRTQHIAELLADVVAPRDRYASSST, from the coding sequence ATGAGCCACACTCTCGAAGTCGATCATAGCAAGTCGCGTGGTTCGCTGCGCCGCATCGAGCGGACGGCTGACGGCAGGATCGTCAGCGCGGAAACCCGCCCGCCTGCTCCCGGACAATATGAGGATCTCGGCCGCGAGCTCGCCCGCGCCGTGGATGGCGAAGTGCGGTTCGACAGCGGCGACCGGGCGCTCTACGCCACGGATGCATCGAATTACCGGCAGGTTCCGATCGGCGTGGTGATCCCGCGTTCGGCCGCGGCCATCGCCCGGACCGTCGAGCTTTGTCGCAAGTTCGAAGCGCCCATCGTGATGCGCGGCGGCGGGACGAGCCTCGCAGGCCAAGGCTGCAACGTCGCGGTGCTGATCGATTGCTCGAAATACCTCAACCGCGTGATCGCCATCGACACCGTCTCGCGCATCGCGGAAGTCGAGCCCGGCTGCATTCTGGACAATTTGCGCTCGACTGCCGAACGCAACCACCTCACCTTCGGACCGGATCCAGCGACGCATGACCACAACACGCTCGGCGGGATGATCGGCAACAACTCCTGCGGCGTTCACTCGGTGATGGCGGGCCGGACGTCCGACAACGTCGATTCGATGGACATCCTCACCTATGATGGCGTCCGCCTCGAGGTCGGCCGTACCGGAGAGCATGAGTTCCGGCAGCATCTCGCAGCCGGCGGGCGCCGGGCGGAGATCTTCCGGCAGCTCGACGAATTTCGCAGCCGCTATCGCGATCTCATCCTGGCGAAATACCCCAAAATTCCGCGCCGGGTATCCGGCTACGAGAATCTGGATGAGCTCATGCCGGAGCGCGGGTTCAATGTTGCGCGCGCGCTCGTGGGAACCGAAGGCACATGCGCAGTCGTTCTGCGCGCCAGGCTGAATCTGGTGCCAAGCCCGCGGCAGCGCGCGCTCGTCATCATCGGGTTCGACGATGTCTATCGCGCCGCCGATGCCGTGCCCGACGTGCTGCGCTATGAGCCGATCGGGCTTGAAGGCTTCGACCGGCTGCTCGTGGAGTTCGTCCAGCGAAAGCATCTCCACCCCGAAGACATCAAGGTGCTTCCGGCAGGGGGCGGATGGCTGATTGCGGAATTCGGTGCCGATACCAGTGACGATGTGGCGGCCAAGGCCCGGCCACTGGCCGAGGAATTCGGGCGACGCGGGCGTGAGGCGAAGCTGGTTGCTGATTCCCAGCAGCAGGCGAAGATCTGGGAGGTTCGCGAGGCGGCTCTGGCGGCGACTGCGCACGTACCGGACTTTCCGGAAACCCATCCTGGATGGGAGGATAGTGCGGTGAGCCGGGAAAATCTCGGACCTTATCTTCGCGAGCTCAAGGCGCTCTATCACAAGCACGGCTATGAGGCATCCGTCTATGGCCATTTCGGCGACGGGCTTGTGCATTGCCGCGTGCCGTTCGATCTGCGGACCGAGTCGGGCCTCGCCAATTGGCAGCGATTCCTCGACGAAGCTGCCGATCTCGTCGTCCGCTACGGCGGCTCGCTCTCAGGCGAGCATGGCGACGGTCAGGCGCGCGCGAGCCTCTTGGAGAAGATGTACGGGCCCGAGCTGATGCAGGCCTTCCGTGAGTTCAAGGCGATTTGGGATCCGGCCGGCAAGATGAATCCGGGAAAGGTCATCGACCCGTTCCCGCCGACATCGAATCTGCGGATCGGTCCGAATTATCAGCCGCCTGACCTGCCGACGTATTTTTCCTTCAAGGAAGACTCCAACAGCTTTGCCAAGGCGACACGCCGCTGCGTGGGCGTCGGAACCTGCCGCCGCCGCGACAGCAACAAGGGCGTCATGTGCCCGAGCTACATGGCGACCAACGAGGAGAAGCATTCGACGCGCGGTCGCGCGCGCTTGCTGTTCGAGATGCTGCATGGCGGACCGATCGACGACCTCTGGCGCAGCACCGAGGTAGAGGAGGCGCTCGATCTCTGCCTCGGTTGCAAGGGCTGCAAGAGCGACTGCCCCGTGCAGGTGGACATGGCGACCTATAAGGCGGAGTTTCGGGCGCATCACTACAAGGGTCGCCTGCGCCCGCGTGCCGCCTACTCCATGGGCCTGATCCATGAGTGGTCGCGCCTTGCCAACTCCGCGCCGTGGCTCGCCAATGCGGTCTTCCGATGGCCGGGACTCTCCGCGGTGGCCAAATGGGCGGGAGGGATTGCGCCGCAGCGCAGGATTCCGACCTACGCGCGCCAGTCGTTCGTCCAGTGGTTTCGCGCGCGTGGCGCGCGCGGAAGCGGCAAGCCGGTCATGTTGTGGCCGGACACGTTCAACAATTACTTCAGGCCTCAGACCGCGATCGCCGCCACCGAGGTTCTCGAGTCGCTCGGCTACGCCGTGACGATTCCCGACCGCATCCTGTGCTGCGGTCGGCCACTCTATGACTGGGGCATGCTCGATCGCGCCAAGAAGCTCTGGGAACGCACATTCGTCGCGCTCGCTCCCGCCATGAAGGCAGGTATGCCGATCGTCGGCCTTGAGCCGGCTTGCGTCAGCGCGTTCCGGGACGAACTGCCGGGCCTCTTCCCCGGTCACGAGCACGCCGAGCGCCTTTCGCACCAGACTCTGTTCTTCACCGAATTTCTCGATCGGCACGTTCCACATCAAGAGCTCGGCCGTGCCTCGGGCGCGGCCTTGGTTCAGTTTCACTGCCACCATCATGCGGTCCTCGAGCCGGAGGCAGAGCAGCACGTTCTTGATCAAATCGGACTCAACTACGAGGTCATGAAATCCGGGTGTTGCGGGATGGCCGGGGCGTTCGGATTCGAACGCGACAAATATGACGTGTCCATCACCGCGGCCGAACGCGCCATGTTGCCCCTGATCAGGGATGCAGCCTCCAATGCGATCATTCTGGCCGATGGATTCAGTTGCCGCGAGCAGATCGAGCAGTGCACCGGCCGCAGGACACAGCATATCGCGGAGTTGCTGGCCGATGTGGTCGCCCCAAGGGATCGATATGCGAGTTCGTCGACCTGA
- a CDS encoding thiamine pyrophosphate-dependent enzyme, whose product MASPTASDVLVETLLDWGVDTVFGLPGDGINGIIEALRTHQDRIKFIQVRHEEAAAFNACAYAKWTGRLGVCIATSGPGGIHLLNGLYDAKLDGQPVLAITGLQFHDLLHTFTQQDVELDKLFMDVCVYNSRIMGPQHVENVVELACRTALAYRGVAHVTVPVDMQSQPVSAGKRSERNVPHHVSDLMARSAQAPSDDQVGRAAAILNAGKKTAILAGRGALDARDQVLAVAERLGAPVIKPLLGKGVIPDDSPFSAGGIGLLGTKPAQEALETCDTLLIAGSSFPYIEFYPKPGQAQAVQIELDPMRMGLRYPVAAGLVGDTGKALQALLPRLDYREDRSFLETAQSGMKEWSQLMAERGTRSDKPMKPDVVAYELNRLLSDDAIVSTDSGTITTWIARHLVMRGNMMFSCSGNLATMACGLPYAIAAAVAQPGRQVVAFVGDGGLTMLMGELATCVKYDLDVKIVVIKNNALGQIKWEQMVFLGNPEYVCDLQPIDFAAVARGFGVKAFSVDDPARCGEVLREALSTRGPVLIEAVVDPHEPPMPPKATMKQVKNFAESLARGTPARGKIAWTVASDIVREIT is encoded by the coding sequence ATGGCCTCTCCTACTGCATCGGACGTCCTCGTTGAGACCTTGCTCGATTGGGGCGTCGACACCGTCTTTGGCCTTCCGGGGGACGGGATCAACGGCATCATTGAAGCGTTGCGCACGCACCAGGATCGGATCAAGTTCATTCAGGTCCGTCACGAGGAGGCCGCCGCCTTTAATGCCTGCGCTTACGCGAAGTGGACCGGACGACTTGGCGTATGCATTGCGACCTCTGGTCCCGGCGGCATTCATCTCCTCAACGGCCTCTACGACGCCAAGCTCGATGGGCAGCCGGTCCTCGCCATCACGGGATTGCAATTCCACGACCTGCTCCACACGTTCACCCAGCAGGACGTGGAACTGGACAAGCTGTTCATGGATGTTTGCGTCTACAACAGCCGCATCATGGGGCCGCAGCACGTCGAGAACGTGGTGGAACTCGCCTGCCGTACGGCGCTCGCTTATCGCGGCGTCGCGCATGTCACGGTTCCCGTCGACATGCAGTCTCAGCCGGTGAGCGCAGGCAAGCGATCGGAGCGCAATGTACCTCATCACGTCTCGGATTTGATGGCCCGCTCCGCGCAAGCGCCGAGCGATGACCAGGTCGGCCGCGCCGCGGCAATCCTCAATGCCGGCAAGAAGACGGCAATCCTGGCGGGCCGCGGCGCGCTCGATGCGCGCGACCAGGTGCTCGCAGTCGCCGAGCGCCTTGGCGCGCCGGTGATCAAACCGCTGCTGGGCAAGGGCGTCATTCCCGATGACAGCCCGTTCTCGGCAGGCGGGATCGGTCTGCTCGGCACCAAGCCGGCACAAGAGGCGCTGGAGACTTGCGACACGCTGCTGATTGCCGGCAGCTCGTTTCCCTACATCGAATTCTACCCCAAGCCCGGCCAGGCGCAGGCGGTGCAAATCGAACTCGACCCGATGCGAATGGGATTGCGATATCCCGTTGCGGCCGGTCTGGTCGGCGATACCGGGAAGGCGCTTCAGGCACTGTTGCCCCGGTTGGATTACCGGGAGGACCGGTCGTTCCTGGAGACGGCCCAATCCGGCATGAAGGAGTGGAGCCAGCTGATGGCCGAGCGGGGCACGAGGAGCGACAAGCCCATGAAGCCCGACGTCGTCGCCTACGAGCTCAACAGGCTCCTGTCTGACGATGCGATCGTATCGACCGACTCCGGGACGATCACCACCTGGATCGCCCGTCATCTCGTGATGCGCGGAAACATGATGTTCTCGTGCTCGGGTAATCTGGCGACCATGGCCTGCGGCTTGCCCTATGCAATCGCCGCCGCGGTCGCCCAGCCCGGCAGGCAGGTCGTCGCTTTTGTCGGTGACGGCGGCCTCACCATGTTGATGGGCGAGCTTGCGACTTGCGTCAAATACGATCTCGACGTGAAGATCGTGGTGATCAAAAACAACGCACTCGGCCAGATCAAATGGGAGCAGATGGTCTTCCTCGGCAACCCGGAATATGTCTGCGACCTCCAGCCGATCGACTTTGCCGCCGTGGCGCGCGGCTTCGGCGTCAAGGCTTTCAGTGTCGACGATCCCGCGCGCTGCGGCGAGGTGCTGCGCGAGGCGCTGAGCACGCGCGGTCCGGTCCTGATTGAGGCGGTCGTCGACCCGCACGAGCCGCCAATGCCGCCGAAGGCGACGATGAAGCAGGTCAAGAACTTCGCCGAGTCGCTCGCCCGCGGAACGCCGGCACGCGGGAAAATCGCCTGGACGGTGGCCTCGGACATCGTCCGCGAAATTACCTGA
- a CDS encoding PPC domain-containing DNA-binding protein, producing the protein MRHKLLHETGGQRTYAVILETGEEVMDCLKRFVAAEKVRAAQLTAIGAFSDAVLLYFNWGRKEYQRIAVLEQVEVASLIGDVAEEPSGEAALHVHLVLGRQDGAAMAGHLGEAHVRPTLEVIVTESPAHLRKRKDPQSGLALIRLDA; encoded by the coding sequence ATGCGCCACAAGCTTCTCCATGAGACCGGCGGACAAAGAACCTATGCGGTGATCCTGGAAACGGGTGAAGAGGTCATGGATTGCCTGAAACGTTTCGTTGCCGCCGAGAAGGTGCGCGCGGCACAACTCACCGCCATCGGCGCCTTCAGCGACGCTGTCCTGCTGTATTTCAACTGGGGCAGGAAAGAGTATCAGCGGATTGCGGTGCTAGAACAGGTCGAGGTCGCCTCGCTCATCGGGGACGTGGCCGAGGAGCCCTCCGGCGAGGCCGCTCTTCACGTTCATCTGGTGCTCGGTAGGCAGGACGGTGCGGCAATGGCCGGCCATCTCGGCGAAGCGCATGTTCGGCCGACGCTTGAGGTGATTGTGACGGAAAGTCCCGCCCATCTGCGTAAGCGTAAGGATCCGCAGTCAGGCCTTGCGCTCATCCGGCTCGATGCGTGA
- a CDS encoding SDR family oxidoreductase, which yields MAFLVSSAFRNRTVVITGASAGVGRAAAHRYARAGAAIGLIARDEDALNVVKDEVERLGGRAFIAPADVADADQVFAAADAIARHLGPIDVWINDAMVTVFSPVWDLTPDEFRRVTEVTYLGVVHGTMAALRHMRPRNCGTIIQVGSALAYRGIALQSAYCGAKHAIRGFTNSLRTELIHEGSRIRLTIVELPAVNTPQFDWARTHRAHQPRPVPPVVQPEVIADTLYRAAVQPAREYWIGASTLAVVLGNWLAPGLFDRYLARTTFAGQETDTPVAPYRRDNLLEPVHDLHRTRGSFGSEARNHAVAVRGAVARVAPVIAWGAALLTLGLLARPRPRGTLRTRYR from the coding sequence ATGGCGTTCTTGGTGTCCTCTGCATTTCGTAACCGCACGGTCGTGATCACGGGCGCATCCGCCGGCGTTGGACGGGCCGCAGCACATCGTTATGCACGGGCGGGCGCTGCAATCGGCTTGATTGCGCGCGACGAGGACGCCCTGAACGTGGTGAAGGACGAGGTCGAGCGGCTTGGCGGCCGAGCTTTTATTGCGCCGGCGGATGTTGCCGATGCGGATCAGGTTTTTGCCGCGGCGGATGCCATTGCGCGGCACCTCGGACCGATCGACGTCTGGATCAACGATGCGATGGTCACCGTATTTTCGCCGGTCTGGGATCTGACGCCGGACGAATTCCGACGCGTGACCGAGGTGACTTATCTCGGCGTGGTTCATGGCACGATGGCAGCCCTGCGCCACATGCGCCCACGTAATTGCGGCACGATCATTCAAGTCGGCTCGGCCCTGGCGTATCGCGGCATCGCATTGCAATCCGCATATTGCGGCGCGAAACATGCCATCCGCGGATTCACGAATTCCCTTCGCACAGAACTGATCCATGAAGGTTCTCGCATCAGACTGACGATCGTGGAACTGCCGGCCGTCAACACGCCGCAATTCGATTGGGCGCGGACCCACCGGGCGCACCAGCCTCGTCCGGTGCCGCCCGTCGTTCAGCCGGAGGTGATCGCGGACACGCTCTATCGCGCAGCAGTGCAGCCCGCGCGGGAATATTGGATCGGCGCGAGCACCCTGGCAGTCGTTCTCGGGAACTGGCTAGCTCCCGGGCTGTTCGATCGCTATCTCGCTCGAACGACCTTCGCCGGACAGGAAACCGATACGCCCGTGGCGCCCTATCGCAGGGACAATCTTCTGGAGCCGGTCCACGATCTGCATCGCACCCGCGGCAGCTTTGGAAGCGAGGCCAGAAATCATGCGGTCGCGGTCCGCGGCGCAGTCGCTCGCGTCGCGCCGGTCATTGCATGGGGAGCCGCACTTCTGACGCTTGGCCTGCTGGCCCGGCCGCGTCCGCGAGGAACGCTGCGTACGCGCTATCGCTGA
- a CDS encoding glycoside hydrolase family 15 protein has translation MKSRRLNLDRQMSRARGPRQPEIRDYAIIGDCRTAALISREGSLDWLCLPNFSSTSAFARLLDLNAGHFSIRPSAPFAVERRYLPATAVLETTFKTDSGVARVIDLCPISDSIGSLLPMREILRIVEGVAGSVDLEIEFAPRLRYGRVRSTFRKMTDAVWRCGSTNELLLLNSNVELADHGSMLSAKLHTTEGEREHFSLSYVECDVGTIAPVGAHADARCDRTIAWWQDWSRTCNFPGRERDIVLRSAITLKLMTFCLSGSIVAAPTTSVPEAIGGERNWDYRYCWLRDAGLTMSSLVDLGFHEEASTYLGWLLHATRLTRPNLCSLYDVYGRTNLRVQIAEWLSGYMNTAPVRIGNDAIEQLQLDVHGQVIAAAQIFATSGCELSPLEARMLIGFGDVICKRWREPDNGIWEIPGARRPYTFSKAMCWVALDRLLSLHERGIIDLGTREAGFRRTRADIADCIETRGFSTALDSYTAELDGREMDAALLLLVCFGYKVASDTRMVATYNRLQDELGCGGLLYRYRPGYDGLKGREGAFGLISFFAIVHLAERGLVAEAVRRFDDLCDFANDVGLFGEEIEPGTGRALGNFPQAFTHVGLIYSALAIERARRRTAP, from the coding sequence ATGAAGTCACGGAGGCTGAACTTGGACCGGCAGATGTCCCGCGCCAGAGGACCTCGTCAGCCGGAGATCAGAGACTACGCGATCATCGGCGACTGCAGAACCGCTGCGTTGATCTCGCGGGAGGGCTCGCTTGATTGGCTGTGTCTGCCGAATTTCTCCAGCACCAGCGCATTTGCTCGCCTGCTCGACCTGAATGCAGGTCACTTCTCGATCAGGCCGTCTGCTCCCTTCGCCGTCGAACGCCGCTATTTGCCGGCGACTGCCGTGCTCGAGACAACGTTCAAGACCGACAGCGGCGTCGCTCGAGTGATTGATCTCTGCCCGATCTCGGACAGCATCGGATCGCTCCTTCCCATGCGCGAGATCTTGCGCATCGTCGAGGGCGTCGCAGGTTCCGTCGACCTGGAGATCGAATTCGCGCCGCGACTTCGGTATGGGCGTGTGCGATCCACCTTCCGCAAGATGACCGATGCCGTATGGCGCTGCGGGAGCACCAACGAGTTGCTCTTGCTCAACAGCAATGTCGAGCTCGCTGATCACGGATCGATGCTGAGCGCCAAGCTGCATACGACGGAGGGCGAGCGGGAACACTTCAGCCTCTCGTATGTCGAATGCGACGTCGGAACGATCGCTCCGGTCGGAGCACATGCCGACGCGCGTTGCGATCGCACGATCGCATGGTGGCAGGATTGGAGCCGTACCTGCAACTTTCCCGGGCGCGAGCGCGATATCGTGTTGCGAAGCGCGATAACGCTCAAACTCATGACGTTCTGTCTCTCCGGCTCTATCGTGGCCGCACCCACCACGTCCGTTCCGGAGGCAATCGGTGGCGAGCGCAATTGGGATTATCGATACTGCTGGCTGCGCGATGCAGGGTTGACCATGAGCTCGCTGGTCGATCTCGGGTTTCACGAGGAGGCCTCGACCTATTTGGGCTGGTTGTTGCACGCGACGCGTCTGACGCGTCCGAATCTTTGCAGCCTTTATGACGTTTATGGGCGCACGAACTTGCGTGTGCAGATTGCCGAGTGGCTCTCCGGCTACATGAACACGGCGCCGGTTCGCATCGGAAATGACGCAATCGAACAGCTTCAGCTCGACGTGCACGGCCAGGTGATCGCCGCAGCGCAAATCTTTGCCACCTCCGGCTGCGAACTCAGCCCATTGGAGGCGCGCATGCTGATTGGCTTTGGCGACGTCATCTGCAAGCGCTGGCGAGAGCCGGATAACGGAATTTGGGAGATTCCCGGCGCCCGCCGCCCATACACGTTCTCAAAGGCCATGTGTTGGGTGGCATTGGACAGGCTGCTGTCGCTGCATGAGCGCGGAATCATTGATCTCGGAACGCGAGAGGCCGGCTTTCGGCGGACCCGCGCGGACATCGCCGATTGCATCGAAACCCGGGGCTTCAGCACCGCCCTCGACAGTTACACAGCCGAGCTTGATGGACGAGAGATGGACGCTGCGCTGCTCCTGCTCGTTTGTTTTGGCTACAAGGTCGCATCGGACACACGAATGGTTGCGACCTACAATCGGCTTCAGGACGAGCTCGGTTGCGGCGGTCTCCTCTATCGATATCGTCCGGGATATGACGGCCTGAAGGGCAGGGAGGGCGCGTTTGGTCTCATCAGCTTCTTTGCCATCGTTCACCTCGCCGAGCGCGGCCTTGTTGCGGAAGCTGTGCGCCGCTTCGATGATCTCTGCGACTTTGCCAATGATGTCGGACTGTTCGGTGAAGAAATAGAACCCGGTACCGGAAGAGCGCTCGGCAACTTTCCTCAGGCCTTCACTCATGTCGGCTTGATCTATTCCGCGCTGGCCATCGAGCGGGCACGACGGAGAACCGCCCCGTGA
- a CDS encoding alpha-hydroxy acid oxidase, with product MAHKRLPRFALEYLEGGAEDEAALLGERRAFADWRFLPRTLVDVSGRTLATSILGQSAAMPLVASPTGLNGILHAHGDCLLAQASQQADIPFVQSTMSNDTMEEVARAAPGVRHWWQLYVFGGDEIWQELLRRAERAGCEALVLTTNAQIFGDREWQRRNQIGNARLSASAALESLTHPLWFAENPLSLGLPKFANIIDFVPKDQRSFFAASNWVRAHQPTSLSWDTVAKIRQRWNKPFILKGILCPDDVRRALDSGADGIVLSSHGGRQLDWTVAPLDLLPVAREIVGEKIALYMSGGVRRGTDLLKACALGADAVWVGRALLYGLCAAGAAGAARALAIIKAEALDAMGLLGANRIEELGPHLLAHAGRVA from the coding sequence ATGGCTCACAAGCGGCTGCCGCGGTTTGCACTCGAATATCTTGAAGGTGGAGCGGAGGACGAGGCCGCGCTGCTCGGTGAGCGGCGCGCCTTTGCCGATTGGCGTTTCCTGCCGCGGACGCTGGTCGATGTTTCCGGCCGCACGCTCGCAACCAGCATCCTGGGCCAATCTGCCGCCATGCCGCTTGTGGCTTCACCGACCGGCCTCAACGGCATCCTGCACGCGCATGGTGATTGCTTGCTGGCTCAGGCTTCGCAGCAGGCGGATATTCCGTTCGTCCAGAGCACGATGTCGAACGACACAATGGAAGAGGTGGCGCGGGCCGCGCCCGGCGTGCGCCATTGGTGGCAGCTTTATGTCTTTGGCGGGGACGAGATCTGGCAGGAGCTTCTGCGCCGCGCGGAGCGAGCGGGGTGCGAGGCCCTCGTGCTGACCACCAATGCCCAGATCTTCGGCGATCGCGAATGGCAGCGACGCAATCAGATCGGAAACGCCCGGCTTTCGGCGTCCGCGGCGCTCGAAAGCCTCACGCACCCGCTCTGGTTTGCCGAAAATCCGCTGTCGCTGGGACTACCAAAATTTGCCAACATCATCGACTTCGTTCCGAAGGATCAGCGCAGCTTCTTCGCGGCCTCGAACTGGGTCCGAGCGCATCAACCGACCTCGCTGAGCTGGGACACGGTTGCAAAGATACGACAGCGCTGGAACAAGCCGTTCATTCTCAAGGGCATTCTCTGTCCCGACGATGTGCGGCGCGCGCTCGATAGCGGCGCGGATGGAATCGTGCTGAGCAGCCATGGCGGGCGCCAGTTGGACTGGACGGTCGCGCCGCTTGATTTGCTGCCGGTCGCACGCGAGATCGTTGGTGAAAAGATCGCGCTTTACATGTCCGGTGGTGTCCGGAGAGGAACCGACCTGCTCAAGGCTTGCGCGCTCGGCGCCGACGCAGTGTGGGTCGGGCGGGCTCTATTGTATGGGCTATGTGCGGCCGGCGCTGCAGGCGCCGCACGCGCGCTCGCGATCATCAAGGCCGAGGCATTGGACGCGATGGGCTTGTTGGGAGCAAACCGCATTGAGGAGCTTGGTCCGCACCTGCTGGCGCACGCCGGGCGCGTGGCCTGA
- a CDS encoding ArsR/SmtB family transcription factor: protein MDTGPKIAQVAALIGDPARANMLSALMDGRTLTASELAYVSGVAPQTASGHLAKLSDAGLLALAKRGRRRYFRLTSPHVARVLEGLMVVAQDGPARQRNLWRGGETLRHARTCYDHMAGRIAVAIADRLVQQSFILLDEDGGQLTDAGRSFFNELGVDLRLASKRRVFCRPCLDWSERRPHLAGAVGAAILDHVLEHDWVEHVRDSRALVVTPVGVRELATTFGIEGGPPMDGRDGRVGSRSVLAGTRLTDQM from the coding sequence ATGGACACCGGACCCAAAATCGCCCAAGTCGCAGCGCTCATCGGCGACCCGGCGCGCGCCAACATGCTGAGCGCGCTGATGGATGGCCGAACGTTGACCGCCTCGGAGCTCGCCTATGTGTCTGGCGTGGCGCCGCAGACAGCGAGTGGCCATCTTGCGAAACTTAGCGACGCGGGATTGCTCGCGCTCGCAAAGCGGGGCCGACGGCGATATTTCCGCCTGACCTCTCCGCACGTCGCGCGCGTGCTAGAAGGTCTCATGGTCGTGGCGCAGGACGGCCCCGCGCGGCAGCGCAATCTCTGGCGCGGTGGAGAAACGCTCCGGCACGCGCGCACGTGCTATGACCACATGGCCGGCCGCATCGCCGTCGCAATCGCCGACCGGCTGGTCCAACAGTCGTTTATTCTGCTCGACGAGGATGGCGGGCAACTCACCGACGCCGGCCGGTCATTCTTCAATGAGTTGGGCGTCGATCTTCGCCTCGCCTCCAAGCGCCGGGTGTTCTGTCGCCCCTGTCTCGACTGGAGCGAGCGCCGGCCGCATCTGGCCGGGGCAGTCGGCGCCGCCATTCTTGATCACGTTCTCGAGCACGATTGGGTCGAGCACGTCAGGGATAGCCGGGCGCTCGTCGTAACTCCGGTCGGCGTTAGAGAACTCGCCACAACGTTCGGCATCGAGGGCGGACCCCCGATGGACGGTCGCGATGGGCGTGTTGGGTCACGATCCGTCCTAGCTGGGACGCGGCTTACGGATCAAATGTGA